Within the Clostridium scatologenes genome, the region AGAAATGGTTATGAGAGTTGTTGCTGAAATTGAAATGTATATATGTGAACTTGGAAATGAAGGAAGATTAATTTCAATGCAGTTAAATGAGCTAGTAAAAAGTGTAGAGCAAGATGGAATATTACTAATACGAGATTATTGTCAAAATGATATGGATTATAACGAAATATATAAGCAAATTCAAACTATGACATCAGAAGAATTGATAAATTTAGATAATATATCAAAATCATTAGGTTATATAGGTGTTCCTTTAGTAGATACTCTCATATCACCAAGAGGATATAGAATGTTGAACAAGATACCAAGAATACCTACAAATGTAATAGAAAACTTAGTAAAAAATTTCAAAGAGTTAAAAGGAGCAATGGAAGCTTCTTATGAACAGTTAGACAAGGTTGAAGGGATAGGAGAAGCCAGAGCTAGAGCTATAAAAAATGGACTTAGAAGACTTAGAGAGCAGATTATGTTAGACAATAATTTTAGCACAAAATAATGATTAGCATTATTTTGTGCTAATTTTTATCTAAAAGTATATTTTCCTAAAGTATTAATCTTATCATTTTCCTTAAGAAGAACATCAAATAGATTTAAATCAAGAGAATTGCAAAGAGATGTTAAGTAAAATAAATTGTTCCCTATTTCATGTTCAATTACTTCTCTACAGCTATCGCAAAGTTTTCCGCTTATGTGGGATTTTAAACAATCCTTTAGTGATTCAATGTTTATGTTTTCATCATGTTCTGGTAAATGTTGTTTTTCTGCTGTTAGTTTTATGCAGCCACAGTTGGTAATAGATTTAGCAATAGCACGGTTTATTCTAGCATTAGATTCCTGAAGTTTAGTCATTATATCCAAAATACTTTTATGTCTAAGTAAAGACTCGTCTACTGCGTTTTGAAAATCGTCAAAAATTACATCTTTCATCAGGTTCAACTCCTTATAAAGATTTAAGTTGGATTTATAAATTAATTATAGTTTTTTTCAGATAATTTTGTCAATAAAGTATAGTACGAAATTTCCTCTACTTTTATATAATAAATCAAGAATACTTTTATTAATAGGGGGATTACTATGGTAATTAATGAACGAAAAGTATTTGTTCCAAATTATGGAGCTGGAATTATGACAAAAGTTGAAGATAGCAAAAGTTATGACTTAAATAAAAAATATGTAAGTATTTTTATTTTAATAGATAATATAAACTTATATATACCTGAGGATAGATTATTAGGATATAGAATAAGGAATATTGCTAGTAAAGAAAGTTTAGATAAGGCTTTTGATATAATTAAAAGTATGCCACAAAATATTGAAAAAAAGTGGAGTAAAAGATATAAGAAAAATAATGATAAAATAAAACAAGGGGATTTGTTTCAAATGTGTGAAGTAATACGTGATTTATATTATCTAAAATCTAATGGAGCAATTCCACCAGGTGAAAGGAGGATATTAGATAAAGTTGAAAGCATGGTAGGAAGTGAGGTAGCATTAATATTAGATATTGAAGTTGAAGATGCATTAAGTGAAATAAGAAAATTAGGTAAATAATTTATTAAATAAATTTAGTATTATTGAAAAAAATATTTTATTAATATATATTAGATATTAAGGATTTAAAAATGAAAATATTGTTAATAATTAATAAGGGAGGTGAGGCTTTTGCTTAAAAAAATATTAAGAGCTATTTTTACAGTTATAGGACTTATGCTGGGATACTTAATTGGCAACGCAATAGTCCATACAAATTACTTTGTAAAAATTGGTTATGCTAGCAACAGCCCTATAAAAACAGTTTTATTTTTAATTTTATGTTCTTTATTCTTTGGAATTATATTATTTTTATTATCACCCTTGATTAATACAATAATAATAAAAATTATGGATTACATTGAAAAAAGTGCTCAAAAACTTCCTGCTACTGAAATGTTATTTGG harbors:
- a CDS encoding CarD family transcriptional regulator; this translates as MVINERKVFVPNYGAGIMTKVEDSKSYDLNKKYVSIFILIDNINLYIPEDRLLGYRIRNIASKESLDKAFDIIKSMPQNIEKKWSKRYKKNNDKIKQGDLFQMCEVIRDLYYLKSNGAIPPGERRILDKVESMVGSEVALILDIEVEDALSEIRKLGK